Proteins encoded within one genomic window of Micromonospora halotolerans:
- a CDS encoding DUF4352 domain-containing protein, whose product MTRAHYAAAFALVTVLAGCGGGPEKPVTVGATLAPTSAAPATSTPAASPSASPSQDGMLAIGQTFTFENNTMTTSVLGYKQPIGEASRDMKKEGEAFGGLEVNTCNLASASEPRQVNVLPWSLELPDGTTTSHRWSGVVSAEYPYSPKTLKPGRCVKGWIVFTVPAKGEPSVAVYEGQGNQGQPAEWKLS is encoded by the coding sequence ATGACTCGCGCCCACTACGCCGCTGCTTTCGCCCTGGTCACCGTGCTTGCCGGGTGCGGCGGTGGGCCCGAGAAGCCCGTTACGGTCGGCGCCACCCTCGCGCCCACGTCCGCGGCCCCGGCGACGTCGACGCCGGCGGCATCGCCGTCGGCGAGCCCGAGCCAGGACGGCATGCTCGCGATCGGCCAGACCTTCACCTTCGAGAACAACACCATGACCACCAGCGTCCTGGGGTACAAGCAGCCGATCGGCGAGGCCAGCCGTGACATGAAGAAGGAGGGTGAGGCGTTCGGTGGGCTCGAGGTGAATACCTGCAACCTGGCCAGCGCGAGCGAGCCACGGCAGGTGAACGTCTTGCCCTGGTCGCTGGAGTTGCCGGACGGCACGACCACCAGCCACCGCTGGTCCGGCGTCGTGTCTGCCGAGTACCCGTACAGCCCCAAGACCCTCAAGCCGGGCCGGTGCGTGAAGGGGTGGATCGTCTTCACGGTACCCGCGAAGGGCGAGCCGTCCGTGGCGGTTTACGAGGGGCAGGGCAACCAGGGTCAACCGGCTGAGTGGAAGCTGAGCTGA